Proteins from one Mercurialis annua linkage group LG7, ddMerAnnu1.2, whole genome shotgun sequence genomic window:
- the LOC126656089 gene encoding methyl jasmonate esterase 1-like, translating into MEDQRQTHFVLVHGAGHGAWCWYKVASLLKSADYKVTALDMAASGVNPKQVSDLRSFSDYYEPLIEFMASVSSEEKVILVGHSLGGFSISAAMEKFPEKVSVGVFVAAVMPGPDLGSVTLREEFDKQVDSYMDTQIIFDNGPNNAPTAFLYGPEFLATKLYDLSPAEEVTLATLLSRPMPFYTPSDQHIVITEEKFGSVPRVYVVCDKDNILKENFQRWMIEQNPPNDVELIAGSDHMVNVCMPQEFCKCLQKIANKYF; encoded by the exons ATGGAAGATCAGAGACAAACTCATTTTGTGTTAGTACACGGCGCCGGCCACGGAGCTTGGTGCTGGTACAAGGTAGCTTCACTACTAAAATCAGCAGATTACAAAGTTACAGCTCTGGACATGGCAGCTTCTGGAGTAAACCCTAAGCAAGTGAGCGATCTTCGTTCTTTTTCCGACTATTATGAGCCGTTGATCGAATTTATGGCGTCGGTTTCATCGGAAGAGAAGGTGATTCTAGTCGGACATAGCTTGGGTGGATTTAGCATTTCGGCTGCCATGGAAAAGTTTCCTGAGAAAGTTTCTGTAGGTGTTTTTGTAGCGGCGGTTATGCCGGGGCCTGATCTTGGTTCTGTCACTCTAAGAGAAGAG TTTGATAAACAAGTGGATTCTTATATGGACACACAAATTATTTTCGATAATGGACCAAACAATGCTCCGACCGCTTTTTTATATGGACCCGAATTTCTGGCAACCAAATTGTACGATCTTTCTCCAGCTGAG GAAGTAACTCTAGCTACATTATTATCGAGACCTATGCCTTTTTATACTCCAAGTGATCAACACATTGTGATTACAGAAGAGAAATTTGGATCAGTTCCGCGAGTTTACGTTGTGTGCGACAAAGATAATATATTGAAGGAGAATTTTCAAAGGTGGATGATTGAGCAGAATCCGCCTAATGACGTCGAGCTGATCGCTGGTTCCGATCACATGGTTAATGTTTGTATGCCACAAGAATTTTGCAAATGCCTCCAAAAAATTGCCAATAAGTACttctga